A genomic region of Candidatus Woesearchaeota archaeon contains the following coding sequences:
- a CDS encoding GNAT family N-acetyltransferase translates to MTYTIRRATPDDLEQIIGLFQRGFGPAVQPILIEEVQTSTREASSVRFVAVEDREVIGYARIHYIKPDKALFGALVVDEAQRNRGIATALSRARVGYLTDNNFQGLALSDAVTLHPYSQQQLFSVGFSPVRILPGNFPDHGSGPETSVGFAQIFSPVGLWRAEATTLSLYLPHEYRTIAEETLCSFGSVVFREASVETAGERTRSFVTGEEILYPKKLYPVRLYEPSAPADMKLLQEKGYIIAGFAPLIVDGSVSAVAYMYNVPDVALDKEKIKIIPTARRLFDFVWEQYESVR, encoded by the coding sequence ATGACGTACACAATTCGTCGAGCGACACCTGATGATTTAGAACAAATAATCGGGCTTTTTCAACGAGGTTTTGGTCCTGCTGTTCAGCCAATACTCATAGAAGAAGTTCAGACTTCGACAAGAGAAGCATCATCTGTTCGTTTTGTTGCTGTTGAGGATCGAGAAGTTATTGGATATGCCCGCATTCATTATATTAAGCCCGATAAAGCACTTTTTGGCGCTCTTGTTGTTGATGAAGCACAGAGGAATAGAGGAATTGCAACTGCGTTAAGCAGGGCGCGGGTTGGATATTTAACAGACAATAACTTCCAAGGTCTTGCACTTTCTGATGCAGTTACATTGCACCCATATTCACAACAACAACTTTTTTCTGTTGGCTTCTCTCCAGTTCGTATCCTCCCTGGAAATTTTCCAGATCATGGTTCTGGACCTGAAACTTCCGTTGGTTTTGCACAAATTTTCTCTCCTGTTGGGTTATGGAGAGCAGAAGCAACAACACTTTCACTTTACCTTCCTCATGAATATAGAACAATTGCTGAAGAAACATTATGTTCTTTCGGCAGTGTCGTCTTCAGAGAGGCAAGTGTTGAAACTGCTGGAGAAAGAACACGTTCTTTTGTAACAGGAGAAGAGATATTGTATCCAAAAAAGCTGTACCCTGTACGGCTTTATGAACCAAGCGCTCCCGCTGACATGAAACTTCTCCAAGAAAAAGGATATATTATTGCGGGATTTGCACCTCTTATTGTTGACGGTTCTGTTTCTGCTGTCGCATATATGTACAATGTTCCTGACGTTGCCCTCGATAAAGAGAAGATAAAAATAATTCCTACTGCACGACGATTATTTGATTTTGTCTGGGAACAGTATGAGAGCGTGAGATGA
- a CDS encoding GNAT family N-acetyltransferase, with product MMSFIIRKATLGNLERICVLAQQSLPPIVAARKVKHLRRIYDYSPNHSLTATCFVAEEDGLLLGHASIESYPSVTEVGDLFVAKEARGRGIAGKLADAQMAYLADFQGTLFTGTVTSSTHSQQVYYSRGFVPIGFRIGWIPNYHDEHGQDDSAIMMT from the coding sequence ATGATGAGCTTCATTATCCGCAAGGCTACATTAGGTAATTTAGAAAGAATTTGTGTACTTGCACAACAAAGTTTACCTCCTATTGTCGCTGCAAGAAAAGTAAAACATCTCAGGCGCATTTATGATTATTCTCCTAACCATTCGCTCACTGCAACATGCTTTGTTGCTGAGGAAGATGGTCTACTTTTAGGTCATGCTTCTATAGAATCATATCCTTCAGTAACAGAAGTTGGAGATTTATTTGTTGCCAAAGAAGCACGAGGAAGAGGGATTGCAGGCAAACTCGCTGATGCACAGATGGCGTACTTGGCTGATTTTCAAGGTACATTGTTTACAGGGACTGTAACAAGTTCTACTCATTCTCAACAAGTATATTACTCTCGTGGCTTTGTCCCTATTGGATTCCGGATAGGATGGATCCCAAATTATCATGATGAGCATGGGCAAGATGACTCCGCAATTATGATGACGTAG